One part of the Streptomyces nigra genome encodes these proteins:
- a CDS encoding FAD-dependent oxidoreductase has product MNAESTPYESYWLRTAPPGDPAPPPDGDLSVDVAVVGGGIAGLSTAWELARQGREVAVLEAGRLAASVTGHTTAKLTALHTLVYDRLRRTRGPEAARLYARSQSEAIGHAERVARELGVDCEWEEAAAHTYAEDPRHVPELRAEAEAAREAGLDAEFVTETDLPFPVAGAVRVNGQAQFHPRKYLLALAEDLRRLGGAVYEGTRVTGLTEGEPCVLTTEAGVRVRARKVVVATHYPVFDRALLFARLSSRRELVVAGPIAGEHAPRQMYITPERNTRSVRTAPLDDGRRLLIVTGEHFTPGTADAEERFERLAAWTRRYFPEVTLTHRWATQDNDATDTVPLVGPFHAGGEHTYVATGFGGWGMSGGIMAGRLLADLIGGREVAWSGLYDPRRLGPVVREGGRFLAHQAQVARHFVGDRITPLPGSGPSPDDIAPGDGAVVRSGAGLCAVHRDADGTLHTLSARCTHLGCIVSFNRAEQAWECPCHGSRFAPDGQVVQGPAVRPLPRRDL; this is encoded by the coding sequence ATGAACGCTGAGAGCACGCCCTACGAGTCGTACTGGCTGCGGACCGCCCCGCCCGGCGATCCCGCTCCCCCGCCGGACGGTGACCTCTCCGTCGACGTCGCCGTGGTCGGCGGGGGCATCGCCGGGCTGAGCACGGCGTGGGAGCTGGCCCGGCAGGGCCGTGAGGTGGCCGTGCTGGAGGCGGGGCGGCTCGCCGCCTCGGTCACCGGGCACACCACGGCCAAGCTGACCGCGCTGCACACCCTGGTCTACGACCGGCTGCGCCGCACCAGGGGCCCGGAAGCGGCCCGGCTGTACGCGCGCTCGCAGTCCGAGGCGATCGGGCACGCGGAACGGGTCGCGCGGGAGCTGGGCGTCGACTGCGAGTGGGAGGAGGCCGCGGCCCACACGTACGCCGAGGACCCGCGGCACGTCCCGGAGCTGCGCGCCGAGGCGGAGGCGGCCCGGGAGGCGGGCCTGGACGCGGAGTTCGTCACGGAGACGGACCTGCCGTTCCCGGTGGCCGGCGCGGTCCGGGTGAACGGGCAGGCACAGTTCCATCCGCGCAAATACCTGCTGGCGCTGGCGGAGGACCTGCGGCGGCTCGGCGGCGCGGTGTACGAGGGCACCCGGGTGACCGGGCTGACCGAGGGCGAGCCGTGCGTCCTGACCACCGAGGCGGGCGTGCGGGTGCGGGCTCGCAAGGTCGTGGTGGCCACGCACTACCCGGTGTTCGACCGCGCGCTGCTCTTCGCGCGGCTGTCCTCGCGCCGGGAGCTGGTGGTGGCGGGCCCGATCGCCGGGGAGCACGCGCCGCGGCAGATGTACATCACGCCGGAGCGGAACACGCGCTCGGTGCGTACGGCGCCGCTCGACGACGGACGCCGGTTGCTGATCGTCACGGGCGAGCACTTCACGCCCGGCACCGCCGACGCCGAGGAGCGCTTCGAGCGGCTGGCCGCGTGGACGCGGCGGTACTTCCCTGAGGTGACGCTCACGCACCGGTGGGCCACCCAGGACAACGACGCGACGGACACCGTGCCGCTCGTCGGCCCGTTCCACGCCGGCGGCGAGCACACGTACGTGGCGACCGGCTTCGGTGGCTGGGGCATGAGCGGCGGCATCATGGCGGGCCGGCTCCTCGCGGATCTGATCGGCGGACGCGAGGTGGCGTGGAGCGGGCTGTACGACCCGCGCCGGCTGGGCCCGGTCGTCCGCGAGGGGGGCCGGTTCCTGGCGCACCAGGCGCAGGTCGCGCGGCATTTCGTGGGCGACCGGATCACCCCGCTGCCCGGGAGCGGTCCCTCGCCGGACGACATCGCGCCCGGCGACGGCGCGGTGGTGCGGTCCGGCGCGGGACTGTGCGCCGTCCACCGGGACGCGGACGGCACGCTCCACACGCTGTCGGCCCGCTGTACGCACCTCGGCTGCATCGTGTCCTTCAACCGGGCGGAACAGGCGTGGGAGTGCCCCTGCCACGGCTCCCGCTTCGCCCCCGACGGCCAGGTGGTCCAGGGCCCGGCGGTGCGGCCCCTGCCCCGGCGTGATCTCTGA
- a CDS encoding SRPBCC family protein, translating to MSTVKETVDVEVPLRRAYDQWTQFEDFPRFMEGVEEVRQLDERHNHWVTSIGGVRREFDTEIVDQLADDRITWRSVSGDTKQRGSVRFEPLDDAHTRVELTMDVEPTGMAEKGADALGMIDRRVKGDLHRFKEYVEKGGSTGGWRGRIRPEDPGTVL from the coding sequence ATGAGCACGGTCAAGGAAACGGTCGACGTGGAGGTTCCGCTGCGCCGGGCCTACGACCAGTGGACCCAGTTCGAGGACTTCCCGCGCTTCATGGAGGGCGTGGAGGAGGTCCGCCAGCTCGACGAGCGGCACAACCACTGGGTCACGAGCATCGGCGGGGTGCGGCGCGAGTTCGACACGGAGATCGTCGACCAGCTCGCCGACGACCGCATCACCTGGCGATCCGTGAGCGGGGACACCAAGCAGCGCGGCTCGGTCCGCTTCGAACCGCTGGACGACGCGCACACGCGCGTGGAACTCACGATGGACGTCGAGCCGACCGGCATGGCCGAGAAGGGCGCGGACGCCCTCGGCATGATCGACCGGCGCGTCAAGGGCGACCTGCACCGCTTCAAGGAGTACGTCGAGAAGGGCGGCAGCACCGGCGGATGGCGCGGACGCATCCGGCCGGAGGACCCCGGCACCGTCCTCTGA